In Dreissena polymorpha isolate Duluth1 chromosome 11, UMN_Dpol_1.0, whole genome shotgun sequence, the genomic window ataaaaaaatgtgtaaccATACGATTTGGAAGATTTTTTGTAAttgaatatcataattaaaatgcaaaattACTTGTGTTTAGCAaaacagtaaaacgaaaaaaatgtTGGCCTGCATACAGATATGTAATTGATGAGTAAGTGGAAACATACACATTATTGATGCCTAATAAGCTTTTACCGCTATCAATCCAAATATTGTTTCAATAAGGCATTATTATCAGCGTGTTTTTATGTAATTGTATTGATACAGGAATTAGTTTTTTCAGTATATAACTTGAATCCAGCTTCGTAACAATCAATACATAATATTAATACTCCAATATTGGACGTCGGTGTTTCTTAAATCATAAATCTGTAAATTTATCATTCCTTCAACTTAAACAGCACTTAGAACGTGGCGCACGCTCCTATTAAATGCGCTAAACAATGTTCAATATTACAGGTGCAACAAATTCAAGGGTGCAAACAGCAACGCCTGTTTGAAGCCGTGGCGTGAACCGAACCCGGACCGCGGGAGCGTCCATCACCTCTACTGCTCCCCCATCCGGATCTCTCAGTGCCAGAACCTCCCGTACCACATCGGCTCACTGCCGAACCTCTTTCTACAGCGTAATATCACGGAGCTTCAGACGGAGTTCGGTTACTATGACTCCCTGCTCGCCACCGGCTGTCACGCACACCTGCGCCTCTTCCTGTGCGGAACATACATGCCGTTCTGTGTGCACAATGCGAACCCGTTCACGATCCCTTGCCGCGAGCTCTGCGAGGAAGTGGAGGCCGCTTGCGAGGTCCACTTCGCGCTTCTCAACGGCGGTCTCCCGTGGCCACAGAAGGTACAGTGCCACCGGTTCCCGTTGGCAGAGAGCCAGGAGCGGCTTCGCTGCTTCATGCCCACGGACCAGCCGTAACAGAAGTTGACGACAGACCCGTATGCAAATATTCCAAAGGACCTGTCAGACGCCATGTCATGTCCGGTTAAAATCTTGAAAGACATCATGTcaatttgtcagaaacacaaggtAGAAACCCGTGAATTATAAGCAATTTTAGTTAGACATTTTGCCTCACAGCGCCCAAATCTTCGCCAGGCATCGAACTCTTTGTCCGTCCTATCAGACTGTGTGGTATGCCTTGTATACTCTTCATCGAGTATAGCGCAACCAGTACTATCACTAACCTATAATTACGACCATTTAATAAGGTCGTTGTCGTAAAAGCATCAAGAAAGTAAATGTACAATATATCAGGCAAAACATAGATATTTgatccgcgctctgtgaaaaaggggttaaatgcatgtgcttaaagtatcgtcccaaaattagcctgtgaagtccccacatgctaatcagggacaacactttccgccttaacttgatttttgataGGAAGTTTTccttaaacataaaaaaaaatcataacaaaggaaagtgtcgtccctgattaccgtAGCCTGTGTGGAAgacactgaacgcacatgcattaaatccgtTTATCACAGAGTACGGCCAATATATGTCTGACATGTTTCATGTCATTTACGCGAAAACAGCATGTCTTCAAGTAGTTAAAGTGACATTATGGGCATCTAAGAgct contains:
- the LOC127851626 gene encoding atrial natriuretic peptide-converting enzyme-like; this translates as MRRRNMARIQWLFNIINVIALVTSQLTDISIVTSHPEGLEEIVVPMCKNFLPYTHTRLPNSHGHTTQVEVYRHIEHYWSYMDYGCSINFRKFVCAMFLPEYDVSTSRAVGPCKELCSQAKRKCKKVMQQLRSKWPKNWKCNKFKGANSNACLKPWREPNPDRGSVHHLYCSPIRISQCQNLPYHIGSLPNLFLQRNITELQTEFGYYDSLLATGCHAHLRLFLCGTYMPFCVHNANPFTIPCRELCEEVEAACEVHFALLNGGLPWPQKVQCHRFPLAESQERLRCFMPTDQP